The DNA window agcaacataagggatctattgtttgggtaaattatattatagtagcctatactatatatatgtggtgtggtggcgaattcgtgcagaaatatcatgcagaaatttcagggtaaatacggcgaaatcgaaattagatcatactgccaatattgtgtagcggatataaagatccctagtttttattttaaagttttcctgctagtcTCTGGGCTCGGTGGATCATGCGGTCATGCCTTAGCCTATCTAATGAGTAGCGTTGCTGGGCGGGTCTCTGGTGGTGAGGGGAGCGGTAAAATAACGTCGGTTGGGCGAAGTGGAAGCAGAGTcgcgtgaagttttttttttttttttttttttacaaggaatcgcggctagtatagttggagcccggcttcgttttggcaggacgaaagtctgttgttttttttccctttgtgttggagttggggattattggggctgcgccatcccaagcggagagcgtggcgggcagcctggtgtgcatacgccggacgcgatctcggtctgcagcggaagacagagacgcggaggggctgtttgagtggtgtcgacgacagcgggtatgacgagtggcatcttcgggagtctaagtcgtgtcctggcatccggttgaactgaaggagctggggaatATCGTGGAGGAGGGCACCCGGATTAGCGGTGCTGAAGTGGAGGCAGCGCGCGCCGGTTTTGAGATCCAGGGCCCCGGAGCTGTGTTACACAGGCGCATACTCGGGCGATTTCGACCTCGGATGCAGCGCGAGTGAGTGACCCTGCCATACAGAGGCCTCCCCCTACAACTCATCTCGACCCATTCCGTCGTTGACTGGTAAACCtgctccttttcttcactctcctcaatcgggtgaaggtctcggcaaagttgcagatctggacaattgtatgcataagtgtgtgttggatgtaattaagcgcagtcgaagtgtttgtttaatgtcatttacgcactgtattttgaataggtgaatgacgattggtattgtgctatgctttgctgtgtaaccctgagatgttttctttcttttttttccgttttgagttaaatctgtctttttctgttattgatgacaacgggacaaattggtgaattgctaaaaaaggggatgtttgaattattcaatttcctctgcgtcatcggggcctaattcagctctgtggcctgaagtattttctttcatgcCGTCCGTTTTATAGCTTGCTGTTTAAGGTTGGAGGACAGCGGAAAGAAAAGCGACCTTTCCGTTTACAATAAATCACTCGTTTGTGTTTAGGGTGGTTTATGCGTTCAAACATTGTGTAACTACCCGGGGGTAGGGGCGTCGCACCCGACGTGCTAGGTTTTGGGAGTGCAGGGTTGTCGGCAGATTATATCGGTACCCGGCCGAAAACGTATATACTTCAGGGTGCCACCGtgtccatttttgtcccctgaacctgccttccaacaccctcccgcagcaggacgggtaaaacatatttgcacacgCAAATACTGGGACTAAAAGAACTCGGGGTGAGGGACTCAGATCCTCTCATTACTTAGTCTCGCTGGGTAGAATAACCGCCAGTTTTCCCCTACCAAGGCGGGGCGAAATTTCTCCGCTacaattgctcagaatcgctgtagctttccgatggtatgcggggcgttgcggttgcttagcgtgaccgacgcataagaaagcaaacattctttattatcatcctatgtatgttaaattacgatcttccacgttaatcaagagattgtaaaacggacaatattacagctccaatagcttatattaaagtcacccaagagtcacaacatgatTTCGAAatggcaaacacagacacaaatcaaatgtatatgagcaagcgacataagggatctgttgtttgggtaaatttatattatagtatacactatatatttgtggtgtggtggcgaattggtgcagaagttttagaactgcactatggatttatcactttatttagaaatataaattcagttcttatcctttttaaaagttacattttttgaaattgtctttcaaagtgtccctcagaatgacactggggattgggtgggcggggctacgagggaaggggaggggacgcggtcagaatggtatattgagaggagacctccgcatgtacagttactctacctctgcttccagcgagacaagagctccagattctgctcaagatttcatcttttgtcgaacaactcgtcaagaatggcttccaaggcgtaagttatgatcaatttattattgcatttgaatgtgtagaaactgtggATAAACTTGTTCGTCcttgtatgtagtttactgacactgtgcttaagtctcttaaactgactactattgttaaaacttaaattgcatccactacaaaacgaaaacaatatttcgaagcaacttttattaattactaaaaactcatcgttttagaaagacattttaagttactttatagattctcctgttttagctctctatttttttctctgtagcacttttgagattgctaaaatataaagtgcaatacaaataagTATTTTATTCTAATTATCTTTAAGTTAGTAGTAAATAtggcatttttttatttgcagtgttcACAAAGGGCTTGTAttgcttgatataaatgtaactaattcgtaaacatgtttcagtagttgtgatcatgtagtttactaaattacttttctcagtctgggacccatcaggatgacaatagataagcaaatgttatttatccaaaccactgaggaatgaacaatgttgatgatgactggaatgggtcctgaaaatcatgaattaaatctaatcttaagtaacacttccttgactgttacataactgttaattgtttttttttatctgcagtacttccaacaggcatttcctgctctgccccgtgtgcaagaagacacaggcacgcctctcggtgcatctgactaaggtgtgcatgaagagatcttcgaaagaagccatccaagaagtagtggagaaggcaaagcaggatgcgcttgaagttctgcagtggggcagggtgttcagctacaggcacctgcgagacattatggatgatgctaatcctatgagcaggttggtgggaaaactcttcagtcttttttacacatctcacgtcgtttcttcagtatgacatttactaagagTTTTTTTATctacttatttatctgaaaggatgatccaggagctggagcgttgCCACGTGGTGGtgactgacaccccctccccagcagtagcggcgcagaccagcagtgttcctgtggtggctggtacaaccgtgcatcgaccggagagctcggcgactgagcagtcggaggacgcagtcagtgtcagcaacggcgagatctttcaagtgtgagtatgagtgtctcggatttgcagcttcattgataccttttgcttttgcttgtgagccaattgaaggtgcaattttaaggcgaaatatgttttccacatggcagtacccgggaggtgcagtggccacagacattaacttcttaactaacaacaatttactttgttcttgacagcacacttcggcacagaacagctgggtccttcctctgcggagtcagcgctgagataaatataaaaataaaaaaaataaaaaaaaaacccacaaacgtttaaggttagtgttcagtggtgagggctttggttgtgtgtcttgatgttggtaaatgtgttgacaaacagaaaacatgcctaccttgagtcacctgccagcttcttcagcagcttactggccagcaccacattccgcgactgcttcatccggtagtgctcgtcagccgtcgcagtggaatgagtgaggtaatcggccaccaaggacttctcttggtccgtcaagtccttggtggccgtctcaaagatgcgccgggccgtctggtaggtgactggatccagcttgtatctaaaatacaaaaatacatttattaatacgtctcacacaacacgtatgtagaacatattatagggggaattaatcatgacgatcagctcacttttggtgcagccggttgaggtcattcgaagcgttgaacgccggcctgcctgcggtggagacgaagaaccgtttgtctcctcccaggtcatccagtgtcgtccggctcctcttggagctcaggagctgtggccgtacctgggtgaagtagatgtcgaaccactgttggcagaggaaaacagattaaatcgctgctcttgaaataaactatgaaataaatcttatcaaacttgatatacttaccgtctcctcctcagaggacaatgcaaacgtggccgcttgctgcgccgacgtcttgtgttccttcaccacaatcaccgtatggtcggcctcggacgtgctcctggtcatccactcctggacctacacaatacaatgatgtcccactgataaataagagtatcggcaaaaaggaaaagtgaagacaaaaagaatacaacacttacggtcatgtgctccaccacgcctggtggctggagatgcttcagaatcaccgtggcctccaggtagtagaggacaaggcagcactctgcacactccaggggcatctcctccggatacaccttgccaaggactgccaagaagtcgttcttggcagccctcagcacggcccagcagtcctctggactcttctctgggctcatccccgtgagaatgacatgactatgtgggtgggagaagaaaattcaattactgtcaatcctaatcaatacagtacacattttaataaaatgtgctcacaatgtaaaatggctctgcttctccatgcagtgcactccaggagcagtgagggagataaaaataaaaacattatgagtgtgttaaacacagtagaggagatgtataatcaaatcataatatggaatttaacgggtgttgacagttgaacttacctcctttgcgtcatctccttactcaccaactttgcagagctctgctggagtgagcccaggtactccacgaagaacattgcctcattccacaaggcaatgttgtcacgccagaggtcggtggccacggtgtggtacttgaggaatctgtcagaggaaggacatgtatgtaagtatccatatgtacataaacttgtacatgccaccatgacaatagtgggaggactgaacttccttgaagaaaacagatacgacaatacaacacaaacctacaatatactgttaaaaatctacatgctaccaacctcttcaggctcttcatgtagttgacctgagtctgcctggagagaccagcctcagtcagctcccgaaagaagagcttcgtcctctccctctccctcagaaattcaagggatggctcttcagggttcacaaaaaacatgaacctgctgacgttttccacctggaaaataaaatcggcattacttaatgaatatattgcgtagatataaagctccaaaaaataatagagtgaacttttatgggagacctcaccgtctgcttgaaattctcaatcaggagatccttctccaagtatgcggcgaagcccttcaggaggggatggtccagagaatgtttccggtgcagtcccttctcctgcatcatgtgcctggaggtctgtggccactgcacctcccgggtactgccatgtggaaaacatatttcgtcttaaaattgcaccttcaattggctcacaagcaaaagcaaaaggtatcaatgaagctgcaaatccgagacactcatactcacacttgaaagatctcgccgttgctgacactgactgcgtcctccgactgctcagtcgccgagctctccggtcgctgcacggttgtaccagccatcacaggaacactgctggtctgcgccgctactgctggggagggggtgtcaggcaccaccatgtggcgacgctccagctcctggatcatcctttcagataaataagtaaataaaaaaaactgttagtaaatgtcatactgaagaaacgaagcgagatgtgtaaaaaagactgaagagttttcccaccaacctgctcataggattagcatcatccataatgtctcgcaggtgcctgtagctgaacaccctgccccactgcagaacttcaagcgcatcctgctttgccttctccactacttcttggatggcttctttcgaagatctcttcatgcacaccctagtcagatgcaccgagaggcttgcctgtgtcttcttgcacacggggcagagcaggaaatgcc is part of the Paramormyrops kingsleyae isolate MSU_618 chromosome 25, PKINGS_0.4, whole genome shotgun sequence genome and encodes:
- the LOC140582749 gene encoding uncharacterized protein, which translates into the protein MSPEKSPEDCWAVLRAAKNDFLAVLGKVYPEEMPLECAECCLVLYYLEATVILKHLQPPGVVEHMTVQEWMTRSTSEADHTVIVVKEHKTSAQQAATFALSSEEETWFDIYFTQVRPQLLSSKRSRTTLDDLGGDKRFFVSTAGRPAFNASNDLNRLHQKYKLDPVTYQTARRIFETATKDLTDQEKSLVADYLTHSTATADEHYRMKQSRNVVLASKLLKKLAGDSSADSAEEGPSCSVPKCAVKNKVNCC